From the Catharus ustulatus isolate bCatUst1 unplaced genomic scaffold, bCatUst1.pri.v2 scaffold_62_arrow_ctg1, whole genome shotgun sequence genome, one window contains:
- the LOC117011464 gene encoding olfactory receptor 14A16-like translates to MITFLTDSHAKNLQMSNSSSISHFLLLALADTRQLQLLHFCLFLGISLAALLGNGLIISAVACGHHLHTPMFFFLLNLALTDLGCICTTVPKAMHNSLWDTRNISYTGCAAQIFRAVLRIPSEQGRHKAFSTCLPHLAVVSLFLSTGIFAYLKHPSISSPSLDLSVSVLYSVVPPVLNPLIYSLRNQELKVALRRLMTGGFQKH, encoded by the exons atgattACTTTTCTTACAGATTCCCATGCCAAGAACCTGCAAAtgtccaacagcagctccatcagccacttcctcctgctggcactggcagacacgcggcagctgcagctcctgcacttctgcctcttcctgggcatctccctggctgccctcctgGGCAACGGCCTCATCATCAGCGCCGTAGCCTGCGGCCACCACCTGCACACCCCCatgttcttcttcctgctcaacCTGGCCCTCACTGACCTGGGCTGCATCTGCaccactgtccccaaagccatgCACAATTCCCTCTGGGACACCAGGAACATCTCCTACACTGGATGTGCTGCACAG AtcttcagggctgtgctgaggatcccCTCTGAGCAGGGACGGCACAAAGCCTTTTCCACCTGCCTCCCTCACCTGGCCGTGGTCTCCCTGTTCCTCAGCACTGGTATATTTGCTTACCTGAAGCACCCCTCCatttcctccccatccctggatctgTCAGTGTCAGTTCTGTACTCAGTGGTGCCTCCAGTCCTGAATCCCCTCATCTACAGCCTGAGGAACCAGGAGCTCAAGGTTGCCCTGAGGAGACTGATGACTGGCGGATTTCAGAAACATTAA